The genomic interval ACCTCTCAATTTCACAGGGTTGTACTCAGCATGAACCTATGACACAGTGTTCTCTTAGCCTTAATTTCACTAATACTCATAaccaaaatatttactgaacatctacGATGTCCTAGGTTCTAGTGGAAGCACTGGAGATTCATCAAGGATCAAGACAAACCCAAATCACTGTCCTTGTGTCTCCAGGGAAGGAGACAGATAATTAAAGCTAGAGAAATGATACAGTGTGTGAAGTGGTGATGCTGGAGGAAAGTGAAAGcaagggagagggcagggagggtTAGCATTTTAAATAGAGGAGGGgtcatttctctgttgatttgAAGGAGGTGAAGAAGGGAGAGTGAGTGTGTCTGTGACCTGAGATTCAGGCTGTACATTTCTTTATTCGGGCATAGTCCACACTCACCACCTAGAGAGCTAGGAGCTGATTCCTTCCTGGTGATAATTTCCTTGATGTTAGAATCTAAGGTGGTTTCTAacattttactgctgctgctaagtcgcttcaattgtgtccgactctgtgcaaccccatagacggcagcccaccaggctcccccgtccctgggattctccaggcaagaacactggagtgggttgccatttccttctccagtgcataaaagtgaaaagtgaagtgtgaaagcgaagtcactcagtcgtgtacgactcttagcgaccccatggactgtggctcaccagggtcctctgtccatgggattttacagggaagagaactggaatggggtgccatgaACTTTTTACTAGTATATATCAAATCCTTGGGACAATATTTATAGTTAATAAATCatttatagataaatatatatacttggaATCCATTTGTCAAAGTGTGATTATCAGGTCTAAAAGTGGGAGAGCTGATGGGAATGACTTCATATTGCTAAATAGCTCTTCCAAGTAGATGAAATCAACCGGCAGGTTTCCCAGCAGAGAGGTCAGAGCGGGTGAAACGTGCTTGCAATATCCACCATGGCCACTAGATgtcagtccttcaccatctgttGCAGGATGGCTTTTTCTATGGGACTCAATatcgactgaacgacttcactttcacttttcactttcatgcattggagaaggaaatggcaacccactccagtgttcttgcctggagaatcccagggacgggggagcctggtgggctgccgtctgtggggtcgcacagagtcggacacgactgaagcgacttagcagcagcagtagcagcagcagcaataggctCCAGCAGCCAACTCCAGCAAAGAAACGGTCCCCTCTTTGTCGGAAGGCTCTGTATTTTATAGAATAATGCTTAACTTTCTTCTGATCATAAATGCCATTCCTGAAGGAACTAAGAAAAGCATAAGGGGAAACATTTTCCGAATTGCTACCACCTTGATATAAATCATTGTTATACACGTTCGGTCTTTGTCTAGTGTTAACAGTGAAATATAGTAACAGCTCATTCTACTGTGTTTCAGGCGCTGTTCTAAAGGCTTTCCGTAGATTAATTAACTTCATCCTCACTATAGCTCTACAAGTTTGAGGATTATTCTttcctgtttatatatatatgtgagtatatatatgtatgtatataactatCTGATTGAGATGTATTTCAAATGTCATAAATTCTATCATTCACAGTGTACAGCTTAGTGATTTTTCATATATTCATGGAGTTATGTAGCCATCATCATGGCTTAAATTTAGAACATTTCAACACTCCAGAAAGAAGCAATGTACAAATTAGCAGTCAGCCTCTGCTCCCTTCCCTTCAGTTAGAAAGgactattcatttttaattgttttaattggagtatcATTGCTTTACTAACAATTATGTTACGTTACTAACATAacataatgttgtgttagtttctgctgtacaacaacacgaatcagctgtatgtatacataagacttttcattttttaaaaggtatttgtttctttatttattgtAGCAATAGGAgaagaagggagcgacagagaatgaaatgattggatggcatcactgaatcaaaggacatgagtttgagtaaactccgggagatagtgaaggacagggaagtctggcgtgctgcagttcatggggtcacagaattggacacgacttaatgacttaGCAACAATAACAAACATTTAACATGAGATCCTTTGCCTTAACAGAAAGGTAAGTGCACAATACAGTATTGGTAATGATAGGCATTAGGCTGTATATCAGATCTCTACTTATGTATACTTATGTATACTTATGTATATCTCTATCTCAACTTACTTATGTTGTGTAGCTGAAACTTCATACCATTTGAATAGCAGCTCctcatttcctcctctccttaacccctgacaaccaccatttGACTCTCTGCtgctatgaatttgactattttagaaaacttatatGGGTGGAATCATACTGTGTTcatccttctgtgactggcttctctcacttccCATAACATCCTCCAGGTTCATTTAACTTGTtgaaaatggcaggatttcctccttttaaaaaggctgaataatatctaTTGTTTGTCTCTACCAcgttttctttattcatccaaCTGTTGATGGATCCAGGCTGTTTCTGCATCTCGGCTATTGTGGGAAGCACTGCAGTGTACACGGGAGGACAAATGTCCTTTGAGAtcatgattataatttttttttttggaataaataCCCAAGCGTGGCATTGCTGGATCAAATACTGATTTACAAAaaatttccttttggaaaaaCCTCAATTCTGTTTTGCAGCAGTTGCACCATTTCACATGCCCACCGTTGGTGTACAGGGTTCCACATCCTCATTGTGCTACCTTTCGAGGTTTGATAATGACCATCCTCATAGATGTGAGATAGTACCTCATGGTCATTTGACTTGggtttcctgatgattagtgaagAAGGAACAATCCCTACCCCCAAATATACAGAATAGGAAACTGATTTCCAGGGATGAATTTATTAAGGTCACAACTAGTAGGTCTCAGAGGTGGGATTTGAGCCCAGGCAGAAAAGCCGCAGGATATACATGCCTGGCGAGGATGCTGCACTGTCTTCCACGTGCTCTGCAAGCCTGGGATCATGCTGTTTTgtattctgttcttttctctcagtGTCCTACTGGAAGAATTTCTCTTAACATTGAATACTATTTTCAGGCAGTTGGTTGCATGATGGCCTGTCTATGCTGTGGACACTCTATGTTGAATGGACCTTGGAATATCCCAGTGTTTCCCTTTTGTAAGAGACTCAGAGGAATTCTTTCTTGCTCCTTTATGTTTGTGGGTGCTTCTGATCatagaagtgaaagtcgctcagtcgtgtccgactcttgcaatcccttggactatacagtccacggaattctccaggccagagtactggagtggtttttctcttctccaggggatcttcccagcccagggatcaaactcatgtctcccacatagaaggcggattctttatcagctgagccacaggggaagcccaatgGCTTTACATAAATGTTAGAAGCAAAATTTCTTGGACAAAAGGCCACAGGTATATTTAGGACAAATCGTCTCCAAAAAGATTGAACAAATTTACACTCTTAGTAGAAGTGTTCATGACCtatctttttcttgttgtttgtggttttttttttttgaccttttcTTTCACCAAAGTCTAATAATCTATGGTCTACAATTTGTAAAGGATAAAAGTGGAGGTTGGGGGAAGATAGTTGCTTTGAAGATCAGAATTCATCCTCAAGTTGGTGGCGCAGGCTGCAAATACAGAACCTTAAGATCAGGAGGCTCATTAACAGACTCCAGCTCCAGCCCTGGTCTTAGGCTGATCTAGGGGAGCAAAGCCTGACCTTCTCCAGTTGATACTATGCAGTAGCCGTGCTGAGACCATGCATGTGTTCTGACATGGATGATGCAATGTGTCCCTGAGAAGTATCTACTAATTCAcccattcatttactcaacatgCATTACCTGAGGGCCTGCTATGTGCCTGTCACCAGTGCTGGAGCCAGAAGATTGGAGAAGACTTCttttcatctgtacaatgggggtTATGCCTTGCAGGGACTCCCTGGGGGTCAGTAAGATTTAGCATCTGTAATTAACCTGAGTTATTATTCTAACTTTTGTTGGTGGTTTCTCATTGACAGAATTGTTGCttatggttccatgaagaccacCTGGAAAATGAGTTGGAGTGACTGTTCACTTGAGTCTTCATTTAGCTCACTTCATGAgatttactgttaaaaaaaagaaccaccaGTTTTACACTCACCTCTTCCCCATTTATCAGCTTTGGTAGCCAGTCTGCTTTCATTCCCCTCAAGCCAGTCATAATCCCGCATCACCTCAAAGGAGCCAGGCACAAGTGCCCGTGGACATATGGCCGATCTGCacacagatggtaactgcagggTTTACGGGTGTGTTTCAGGGTTGGGGGGACAAGCCAGAAGGCAGTGCCCGTCCCCTTGTCCCATGCCAGCCATTTCCCATCTCCCTGAAGAGGAAGCTCTTTACTCCTGTGGTCTCCCACCTACACCTCtgctgttttctgcatctgtgagaTGGTCTAGAACATCCCCCTGTCACTTCTTTGGGCTGCCTTTCCCCAGTTTCAACCACGTTCTTCTGTAGAAATCTGTCAATCATGTTTGCTGTGGGGGCAGGGCCACATGATCAACTGAGCCAAGCATAGGACCCCATGCCCCTGCCAGGATGGTTGGTCCGGTGCTGGACACATGCTCTGATGTGGCCTATTCAGAGCCCTCCCTGGAACCCTGGTGTCTTCTGAGCTTCTTTCCTTACTGGTTAGTTGTCTTAGACAGATAAAACCCTGGGGCAGGCAGCTTCAGACTCCCTCACTAGATGTAGAGGCCTGAAGGAAGAAAGCTGTCAGGTAAGAGAATCAATgatgagagaagagaaacagcCAGGGGGAGAAAGAGTGAGCTGATGACTTCTGATTCCTTGGGTCCAGTCTCTGAGATctttagatctctggttcctgcaTCCCAGACCCTCAATGTCCTTCCAATAAGTCTCCCCTTTTCTTGAAGCCAGTTGGAGTTGGGCTCCTCTGACTTGTGGTTGAGGCTTGATTCTATATCCTGCTGCGTTATGATGCATATCCCAGACCCAAAGAGAGGCACCCATTCGTATCAGCACCATTGAGATGAATCTTTTATTCTTTACTGAGAATACGGCTTTGCAGAGCATCAGGCACAGTTCACCAGCATCCCTGGGTGGGATGGCcctgcatgtgagtgtgtgtttgtctgGCCCTGATTGATTCCTGTAGCAGCCCGAATTTATGCTGCAGGAGCCAGGCCAATCCTGTTATTTCCTCGGtcataaactgaaaaatacagcCTCAGGAAGACATCACCCAGGATCCAGGTCTCCGAGGTTCCCAAATTTTTCAAGATCTCTGTGCCCCCTTGAAAGCTGATAAAGCAGATCCTCTCAGAAAACTGGGGGAGACAGAAATACACACCAGTCAGCCTGAGCCCTTACCTGTCACCCCCCTCAATATCCAGAGCAGACagcttttccattttcctttgggAAGAATCAAGTGTTTCTCTGAGCAACTGCAGAAGTGGGGGTACAGGAACAAGAAGGGCCGAAACATATGGTTGTCCCgacagggggctggggaggggaggattgggagtttggattATCGGATGCTAACTAatatatgtgtgcttagttgctcaattgtgtccaactcttgtgatcccatagactgtagcctgccaggctcctctgtccatgggattctccaggcaagaatattggagtgggttgccatttccttctctgggggatcttcctgacccagaaatcaaacccaggtctcctgcattgcaggtagactctttattGATTgaactacgagggaagcccacagttaaacaacaaagtcctactgtatggcacaagaAACTGTTCAGTAACCTGTGATAAactgtaacagaaaaaaatatgaagaagagTATGgatatacttgtatatatataaagctgaGTGACTTTGATGTATAacggaaattaacacaacattgtaaatcagctgtatttcaatgcatgtgtgttagttgctcagctgtgtatgactctgcgaccccacagactgtagccctccaggctcctctgtccttgtgattctccaggcaagaatactggagtgggtagccattcccttctccaggggatcgtcccaacccagggatcaaacctgggtctcctgcactgcaaacaGGCTCcatactatctgagccaccagggaagctcaatacttcaataaattttatttaaaaggtacAAGAATGGCCTGTAGTTCCCCTCACACTCTAAGTTTCCTTCATTATGACCCCAATCGCTGTTTTCTCTGCAGAGAATGGCTGTTCTTCTCCCCATTCCCCACAcctattctttttctaaaaattttaaaattttgaattggagtactgtggtgttggagaagactattgagagtcccttggactgcaaggagatccaaccagtccattctgaaggagatcagccctgggatttctttggaaggaatgatgctaaagctgaaactccagttctttggccacctcatgcgaagagttgactcattggaaaagactctgatgctgggagggattgagggcaggaggagaaggggatgacagagaatgagatggctggatggcatcaccgactcaatggatgtgagtctgagtgaactctgggagttggtgatggacagggaggcctggcatgccgcgattcatggggtcgcaaagagtcggacacgactgagtgactgaactgaactgaattaacattattgtgatagtttcagatggactgcaaagggactcagccatacacatacatatatccattctcctccaaactcccctcccaaccaggctgccacataataccaagcagagttccctgtgctacacagtaagttgtttttggttatccattttaaatatagcagtgcccACAACTGGTTATTTATACCGTGCTAAAaccttctagggcttccctggtggctcagtggtaaagaatcagcttgcaatgccggagacttaagagacattggttcgatttctgggtcgcaaagatctcctgggggagaccatggcaacccattccagtattcttgcctagagaatccccatggacagaggggcctgccgGGCTATGATCTatagggtggcagagttggacacaattgaagcgacatagcacacacacagaccctcTAGGAAGCCTTCCTGACCCACACTCACCCTCCCTGGATACTCCAGGCTGGCTTGGGTGACTTACCCTGGTGCTCCTCCAGTCTGCAGCTCTCATCACCCCTAATCTGTCCCCAGCTCCCCTTTGCACAGCCCCTGAGGGTTCCATTTGCACATAATCCAGTGTAGATTCTACTTGACCAAGCAGACCTCCTCATGCCTCTGTGAGGCTGGGGGTTTAGAATTACTGCaattccctctcttcctcaaaGTCTTCTTTGAGCCCATCAGCTTGCCCTGAACTCCCACAGGGAGCTGACATTAAGTCTTAACCCTGTGCTGGGGCTGTGCAGTCACTGTGCTCCCTTTATTCACCTTAGCATCCAACCTTCCCCACAGAGTGGTCTGGTACCCCAACTCACAGAGGGGGCGCTGTGAGTGCAAGGGGAAGCTGCAGCCAAGGACTAGGGTGACCATGTAATTTATCATCCCAACCCGCACACTtttgagaagggaagagagactGTTAATCACTATACTGGGACAGGAGATGGGGACTGTTTCCAGCCAAACCCTCCCTTGTCACTTGGCTTATTTCAGGGATTACTAGAATTGACTTTCTGTATTCATGCATCTGAGGGCACTGGTTGAACTGAGGCTTTGTGAGGCAGAGGCCCTTAGTGTTCCCCTCTCCTTGTGCCAGGCATGATGCCAGCAAGGGATGGTGTCTCCACGTTTATTTCAGGAGGATGAATGTCCCAGACTGCCCTCTACTCTCACGTGGTTGGTTTTGTGGGAGGCACTGGCCCAGCCACAGGGGCTCAGTAGCATCTGCAATGGTGTGACCTGGCCTGCAGAGGGCGCCCTCCTCCTAGCAGCAGCCCAAGGGTTCTGTCCCAGTTTGACAGCCAGCCCCCAGCGTTGCCCCCTCACCCTCTGGATGTAGTAGTCAGGGGGCACAGGGTAGACGATGCCGTTGATGGTGAGGAGGAGCGTAGGCAGGCTATTGACGGCATCACATGAAAGCATTTGCTGTAAGACAGAGAGGAAGATAGGTGGGCCCAGGTGATCCTAGGTGTGGAGGGAGCCCAGGAGGGAGGCTGTGGCATGACCCTTCACCTCGTCATTCAGGATTGGATTAGGGTTGATGAGCTTCAGGATGTCAGTGACCAGGTGAGTTGGCCCAACCAGCAACGAGGTCCCAGTATCCACAACGGCCTGACATCCTTGGGAACAACCGACCACACTCCCGTTCATGGTCATGCTGAGAGAAAATGGGACAAAGCAGGCACCAGGTCACTCCGAAGTCTCGCCCACGACTGCCCCCTCCCTGACTGTCCCTGAACAGCCCTTCAGCTCTCGCCCGGACTCTGTTGTCCTTTGTTCTGGTCACATCACCCTTTTGACTTCCTTTCAGTTCTTGAATGTACCAGGTTCTTTCATGTCTCAGGGCCTGGGCATGGGCTGGTCACCCTTCTTAGGCCATCCCCTCTGTCTAGCGAATTTCTGTTCATCTTCCAGGTTCTAGTTTAATTGTCACTTTTCAGGGAAGCCTTCCCCCCAGACTAGATCGGGCTCCCGTCTTGGTTACTCTCTGTAGACACTTCTTCATgtctagcatgtgctgctgctaagccgcttcagtcgtgtccgactctgtgcgaccccttagacggcagcccaccagctcccccgtccctgggattctccaggcaagaacactggagtgggttgccatttccttctccagtgcataaaagtgaaaagtgaaagtgaagtcgctcagaagtgtccgactctttgcgactccatggactgcagcccaccaggctcctccgtccataggattttccaggcaagagtactggagaggggtgccatcgccttctctgtaccAAAGTAGTAATTCATTATGTGTGTGAGTCGTTTCACATGCATCTGCCTTAGCAGGTGTATGGGCAAGTTGTATCCTTAGTGCCTCCCTCAGTACCCAGCACATAGCAGATGCATAATGTGTGtctgttggatgaatgaatgaaaaaatgaaagaggaacacCCAGAGACCTGTATCTGTCATGTGACCAATAGTAGGTCCACCCACACAGTGAGGTGGGAGGTTCCCCGGGGCAGCAGATGCttaaagtgggggtgggggagacacaGGCTGCCCTGGGAGCGGGTGTGTCCCATCACTGCCCCCTCACCTGGCTCAGACACTGAGGCCCAGGCCAGAGGAGCATGAGCCAATCCAGGGGACCTCCGAAGGACGGGAAAGCTTTTGTCTGAGGATATCATAGAGAATCCCATTAATTATTGCCCCTTGTTCTCAGGCCACTCCTGAATCCCAGCTTCCTGATTTGGCCACAGCCCCTGCCCGACTGTGTCCTCAGTTTGGGCAGTAAGTACACTGTTTAGGTGGGGTGTCTCTTTTTATGAGTTGCTCTCAGGTCTCAAGATTTCAGCCACCCTCTCTCCACTGCTGGGTAACTTCTCCCTGAGGAGACCAGATTTTCCAGTTTGTCCTggactttttctctatttctgctgACAATTCTGTATCCTGAGGACCCCTTTGGTCCTGGGTGGCCCTGGTCAGTAGGTCATCTTAACACAATCCTGTTCAGGTTGGTGAAATTCCCCCGATCCTCTTTTCACCACACTATAGGGTCCTCTAACCAGGCTCCCCACCTCACAGCACAGGGCTgcagccctcccccagcccaggcctctcTGGACCCTTTCAGGACCCTGGTCAGAGGGCTGGTCAGGAGCCCTGGGGCGCCTGTGAACTATAGGTGATGTTTGTATCtgtgcttgtgtgtctgtgtgtgtgcttgtgtgtatctgtgtgcctgtgtgtgtttatatgtgtctcTGTATGTGTTTTTATGTGTGTCTTTGTGGGTGGAGTATATGTCTGTGAGGGACTGAGTGTCTGTGCGTGCCTTTGTATGCGTCTGCCTGTGTTCCTGTGGACGTGTGGGAGCATCACTTGGGGTGATCCTCGGAGGGGGAGACTTACCTGCTCATGGCTACCTGCCAGAAGCGGGCTTGGGTCACTGGGATCCACTGGAGTTTTCCCTTGTGGTAGGTGTGGTCCACCCCGCCAAACATCACCGTGCTGATGTTTTCTGGCCGGCTGAAGAGAGAAGGATGAGGGGGGCTCATTGGAGGAGAGAAACGCCAGACACTGAGGGCTGTGCTTCTCCATCCATCAGAGGCACTATTAtggtccccattttacagatgcaaaaacTGAGGCTCGGAGGGATTGAGTACCTGACCAAGGTCAGTCACCATCTAATGAGTGTCAGAGAAGAGGTTTGAAGCTGGGCAACCTGGACTGTATCCGACCACCCATCCTTCTGAAGAGGACCAGGTCCCCTCCAGCTACCTGAGTGCTCAGATATACCCTCAGAGGACTTCGTGCTGGAGGGGTCTGGCTTTCTTCTTGTCTAGCCTTTCAGTTTTCATGAAAGTCGAGGCCTGAGGGTGTTATGGCATAGGTTCAGGGTCACCCAGGGCTGGTTTCACTGGCCTGTTCCCTGTGCCATCCATGGGACTCCAGATTCAGCAGGTCCCCCACCTCTTCTCTCCCTGTCTTAAAATTCCTAGTATATTTTGAACACAGGGTcctatgttttcattttgcactggctCCTGCAAACTGTGTAGCTGGTCCTGTGTTCCCAGTAAATTGTTAGTGAGGAAGGAACATTCCTGccatctctctccttccttccataTCAAATTCGTCAGCACATCCTGTTGCCTTTTCCTCCAATCCATTTCCTGACACCTTCCATTGCTCTCCCTCTCATCTCCACTGCCTTAGACCAAGCCACTGCTCTTGAGCCCAAGAGCACAGTTATGTTCCAATGAAAGTGTATTTACAAACAccagtgatggggccagatgtgaCCCTGAGGCTGTAGTTCTCCCGTGTTAGACTATCTATTGTGAAAATTCTGGATCAGGTAGTCTATAATTTTTCATGCAGCTGGCAAGCATTGTATAGCTAATTCGAAGAGAGATCTGGTCTACTTCAGACTTACGAGCTCAAGTAGAAGGCAAAGACTGGCTCAGAAATGACTTCTCGATTCTTCAGGTTGTCGAAGACTGGGGTGGTCCCCTGGATGGCGAGGCTGGGGTAGGCCAAGCCCAGGATGCCATCATAAGGTACTTGTTCCAGGACGCCACTGGACTGATTCTGGCTCAAGCCAAAAATCTGGTTCACGATGACAAGGTTCCCGATCTGTGTGAGAGGAGAGTGTTCCCATATAATGTTTTGGGAAATGGGGCTGATACTGGGCTGGGGAGGAAATATCATTAGCA from Bos indicus x Bos taurus breed Angus x Brahman F1 hybrid chromosome 29, Bos_hybrid_MaternalHap_v2.0, whole genome shotgun sequence carries:
- the LOC113886296 gene encoding pregnancy-associated glycoprotein 2-like encodes the protein MKWLVLLGLVALSECIVKIPLTKMKTMQEAIREKQLLEDFLDEQPHSLSQHSDPDKKFSSHQLKNFQNAVYFGTITIGTPPQEFQVNFDTGSSDLWVPSVDCQSPSCSKHKRFDPQKSTTFQPLNQKIELVYGSGSMKGVLGSDTIQIGNLVIVNQIFGLSQNQSSGVLEQVPYDGILGLAYPSLAIQGTTPVFDNLKNREVISEPVFAFYLSSRPENISTVMFGGVDHTYHKGKLQWIPVTQARFWQVAMSSMTMNGSVVGCSQGCQAVVDTGTSLLVGPTHLVTDILKLINPNPILNDEQMLSCDAVNSLPTLLLTINGIVYPVPPDYYIQRFSERICFISFQGGTEILKNLGTSETWILGDVFLRLYFSVYDRGNNRIGLAPAA